The Mycolicibacterium mageritense genome contains a region encoding:
- a CDS encoding PhzF family phenazine biosynthesis protein — protein sequence MAIDVTVLRVFTDSDGRFGNPLGVVDNSTVDPGDRQRIATELGYSETIFVDLPEPGGNSARARIFTPAAELPFAGHPTVGASWWLRDSGRPIKTLQVPAGIVQVEYDGELAAVNARSEWAPGFAIHDLATVDEVLAADPDDYDDDTEHYLWAWVDAEGGVLRSRAFAAHLGIPEDEATGAAAVRMTDYLSRDLTIIQGKGSEIYTRWSPEGWVRVAGRAIHDGTVQLD from the coding sequence ATGGCCATCGACGTGACAGTGTTGCGCGTGTTCACCGATTCCGACGGGCGCTTCGGCAATCCGCTGGGCGTGGTCGACAACAGCACGGTCGATCCGGGCGACCGACAGCGAATCGCCACCGAATTGGGTTACAGCGAAACGATTTTCGTCGACCTGCCGGAACCCGGCGGCAACTCCGCGCGGGCCCGCATCTTCACCCCGGCCGCCGAATTGCCGTTCGCCGGACATCCGACCGTCGGAGCCTCGTGGTGGCTGCGCGACTCCGGACGCCCGATAAAGACCCTGCAGGTGCCTGCCGGAATCGTGCAGGTCGAGTACGACGGGGAGCTGGCCGCCGTCAACGCGCGATCGGAATGGGCACCTGGCTTTGCGATCCACGACCTCGCCACCGTGGACGAAGTGCTGGCCGCCGATCCCGACGACTACGACGACGACACCGAGCACTATCTCTGGGCATGGGTGGACGCCGAGGGCGGAGTGCTGCGGTCCCGTGCGTTCGCCGCGCATCTCGGCATTCCCGAGGACGAGGCGACCGGTGCGGCGGCCGTCCGGATGACCGACTACCTCAGCCGGGATCTGACGATCATCCAAGGGAAAGGGTCAGAAATCTACACCCGTTGGAGCCCTGAGGGATGGGTGCGCGTCGCTGGCCGCGCCATCCACGACGGCACCGTGCAACTCGATTGA
- a CDS encoding trypsin-like peptidase domain-containing protein, with protein MRSRLARVGVVCASVLALSACGRAASPQATSATVAVPTTTVQVTPQANTVASAGAVDPDPRVGAVFLGGDSWHTCSAAVLDTPGGDLILTAAHCLTDGVDTTFVPGFHDDADNPWHVRAVYLDPRWLTDQDPQADFAIARVSRDDGVTVQSDAGGGLLLGAAPPAGTAVTVTGYPMGEGGGPLGCRGVTGTEQGFPSLPCAGLTNGFSGAPWTVGSTVTGLVGGLDGGGCDDDVSFSPRFDTAIAAVLARAEAGGDGDAAPAAFGDDC; from the coding sequence ATGCGATCCAGGTTGGCCCGGGTGGGCGTGGTGTGTGCGAGCGTGCTCGCACTCTCGGCCTGCGGTCGCGCGGCATCGCCGCAAGCCACGAGTGCCACGGTTGCTGTACCCACCACGACCGTGCAGGTAACCCCGCAGGCCAACACGGTCGCGTCCGCGGGAGCGGTCGACCCGGACCCGCGGGTCGGCGCGGTGTTCCTCGGCGGGGATTCGTGGCACACCTGCAGCGCTGCGGTGCTCGACACTCCCGGCGGGGATCTGATCCTCACCGCGGCGCACTGCCTGACCGACGGCGTCGACACCACGTTCGTCCCGGGTTTCCACGACGATGCCGACAACCCGTGGCACGTTCGCGCGGTCTATCTGGATCCGCGATGGCTCACCGATCAGGATCCTCAGGCGGATTTCGCGATCGCACGGGTGAGCCGCGACGACGGGGTCACGGTGCAGTCCGACGCGGGTGGCGGGCTGCTGCTGGGCGCCGCGCCGCCGGCGGGCACGGCCGTGACGGTCACCGGCTACCCGATGGGTGAGGGTGGCGGACCGCTCGGTTGTCGCGGCGTGACCGGCACGGAACAGGGTTTCCCGTCGTTGCCGTGCGCCGGGCTCACCAACGGGTTCAGCGGGGCACCGTGGACCGTCGGGTCGACCGTGACGGGTCTGGTCGGCGGGCTCGACGGCGGCGGATGCGACGACGACGTGTCGTTCTCGCCCCGCTTCGACACCGCGATCGCCGCCGTGTTGGCCCGCGCGGAAGCCGGCGGCGACGGCGATGCGGCGCCCGCGGCGTTCGGCGACGACTGCTAG
- a CDS encoding sigma-70 family RNA polymerase sigma factor encodes MTVRADQEAVMANATTSRVDSDLDAQSPAADLVRVYLNGIGKTALLNAADEVELAKRIEAGLYAQHLLDTKKRLGESRKRDLAIVVRDGEAARRHLLEANLRLVVSLAKRYTGRGMPLLDLIQEGNLGLIRAMEKFDYTKGFKFSTYATWWIRQAITRGMADQSRTIRLPVHLVEQVNKLARIKREMHQNLGREATDEELAEESGIPVEKINDLLEHSRDPVSLDMPVGTDEEAPLGDFIEDSEAMSAENAVISELLHTDIRHVLATLDEREQQVIRLRFGLDDGQPRTLDQIGKLFGLSRERVRQIEREVMAKLRNGERADRLRSYAS; translated from the coding sequence ATGACAGTTCGAGCCGATCAGGAGGCCGTCATGGCAAATGCCACCACAAGCCGCGTCGACAGCGATCTGGACGCCCAGAGCCCGGCCGCCGACCTCGTGCGCGTGTATCTGAACGGCATCGGCAAAACAGCGTTGCTCAACGCCGCCGATGAGGTCGAGCTCGCCAAGCGCATCGAGGCCGGTCTTTACGCGCAGCACCTGCTGGACACCAAGAAGCGTCTCGGCGAGAGCCGCAAACGCGACCTCGCGATCGTGGTCCGGGACGGCGAGGCGGCCCGCCGCCACCTGCTGGAGGCCAACCTGCGCCTCGTGGTGTCGCTGGCGAAGCGGTACACGGGCCGCGGGATGCCGCTGCTGGACCTGATCCAGGAGGGGAACCTGGGTTTGATCCGCGCGATGGAGAAGTTCGACTACACCAAGGGCTTCAAGTTCTCGACGTACGCCACCTGGTGGATCCGTCAGGCCATCACGCGCGGCATGGCCGACCAGAGCCGCACCATCCGGCTGCCCGTCCATCTCGTCGAGCAGGTCAACAAGCTGGCCCGCATCAAGCGCGAGATGCACCAGAACCTGGGCCGCGAGGCCACCGACGAGGAACTCGCCGAAGAGTCGGGCATCCCCGTCGAGAAGATCAACGATCTGCTCGAGCACAGCCGGGATCCGGTGAGTTTGGACATGCCGGTCGGCACCGACGAAGAGGCTCCGCTGGGCGACTTCATCGAGGACTCCGAAGCCATGTCGGCCGAGAACGCCGTCATCTCGGAACTGCTGCACACCGACATCCGGCACGTGCTGGCAACCCTCGACGAGCGCGAGCAGCAGGTGATCCGCCTCCGGTTCGGCCTCGACGACGGCCAGCCCCGCACCCTCGACCAGATCGGCAAGCTGTTCGGCCTGTCCCGCGAACGGGTCCGCCAGATCGAGCGCGAGGTCATGGCCAAGCTGCGCAACGGCGAACGGGCCGACCGGCTCCGCTCCTACGCCAGCTAG
- a CDS encoding alpha/beta fold hydrolase, whose amino-acid sequence MTERKPNLRTVRDATPTLEFRTIHGYRRAYRVAGSGPAILLIHGIGDNSTTWHTVQNALAQRFTVIAPDLLGHGRSDKPRADYSVAAYANGMRDLLSVLDIEHVTVIGHSLGGGVAMQFAYQFPQLVDRLILVGAGGVTKDVNIALRIASLPMGSEALALLRLPLMLPALQIVGRAAGMFFGSTGTGRDIPDMLRILADLPEPTASSAFARTLRAVVDWRGQVVTMLDRCYLTESVPVQLVWGDCDSVIPVSHARMAHAAMPGARLEIFEGSGHFPFHDDPDRFVEVVERFIDSTQPAVYDQELLRKLLRTGISESTLTGPVDTQVAVLDAMGADERSAT is encoded by the coding sequence ATGACCGAACGCAAGCCCAATCTGCGCACCGTGCGGGACGCCACACCAACGCTGGAGTTCCGCACCATCCACGGTTATCGCCGCGCCTACCGGGTGGCGGGTTCCGGACCCGCGATCCTGTTGATCCACGGCATCGGCGACAACTCCACGACGTGGCACACCGTGCAAAACGCGCTGGCACAGCGGTTCACCGTGATCGCGCCCGACCTGCTGGGCCACGGCCGCTCGGACAAGCCGCGGGCCGACTACTCCGTCGCCGCCTACGCCAACGGCATGCGCGACCTGCTCAGCGTTCTCGACATCGAGCATGTCACGGTGATCGGGCATTCCCTGGGCGGCGGCGTCGCGATGCAGTTCGCCTACCAGTTCCCGCAATTGGTGGACCGGCTGATTCTCGTCGGCGCCGGCGGCGTCACGAAGGACGTCAACATCGCACTGCGCATCGCGTCGCTGCCGATGGGCAGCGAGGCGCTGGCCCTGCTCCGCTTGCCACTCATGCTGCCCGCACTACAGATCGTCGGGCGGGCCGCCGGAATGTTCTTCGGCTCCACGGGCACCGGGCGCGACATCCCCGACATGCTGCGCATCCTCGCCGATCTGCCCGAACCCACCGCGTCGTCGGCCTTCGCCCGCACGCTTCGGGCCGTGGTGGACTGGCGCGGCCAGGTGGTCACCATGCTTGACCGCTGTTACTTGACAGAATCCGTTCCGGTGCAACTGGTTTGGGGCGACTGTGATTCGGTGATCCCCGTCAGCCACGCCCGGATGGCACACGCAGCGATGCCCGGTGCCCGACTTGAGATCTTCGAGGGGTCCGGGCATTTTCCGTTCCACGACGATCCCGACCGGTTCGTCGAGGTGGTCGAACGGTTCATCGACTCCACGCAACCCGCGGTCTACGACCAGGAGTTGCTGCGCAAACTCCTGCGCACCGGCATCAGCGAATCGACCCTCACCGGTCCGGTGGACACCCAGGTCGCGGTGCTCGACGCGATGGGCGCCGACGAGCGCAGCGCGACCTGA
- the sthA gene encoding Si-specific NAD(P)(+) transhydrogenase: protein MLEYDLVVIGSGPGGQKAAIAAAKLGKTVAVVERGRMLGGVCVNTGTIPSKTLREAVVYLTGMSQRELYGASYRVKEKITPADLLARTQHVIGREQDVVRNQLMRNRIDLISGHGRFVDAHTVLVEEPTRGERTTVSGEYIVIATGTKPARPTGVEFDEDRVLDSDGILDLKSLPTSMVVVGAGVIGIEYASMFAALGTKVTVVEKRDSMLDFCDPEIVEALKFHLRDLAVTFRFGEEVTAVDVGSAGTVTTLASGKQIPAETVMYSAGRQGQTEHLDVENAGLEVDNRGRIFVDDNFQTKVDHIYAVGDVIGFPALAATSMDQGRLAAYHAFGEPAKDITDLQPIGIYSIPEVSYVGATEVDLTKNSIPYEVGVSRYRELARGQIAGDSYGMLKLLVSTEDLKILGVHIFGTSATEMVHIGQAVMGCGGTVEYLVDAVFNYPTFSEAYKVAALDVMNKLRALNQFRV, encoded by the coding sequence ATGCTGGAGTATGACCTCGTCGTCATCGGTTCAGGTCCGGGCGGACAGAAGGCCGCGATCGCGGCGGCGAAGCTCGGCAAGACCGTTGCCGTGGTGGAGCGGGGACGGATGCTCGGCGGCGTCTGCGTCAACACCGGCACCATTCCCTCCAAGACGCTGCGGGAAGCCGTCGTCTATCTGACCGGGATGAGCCAGCGCGAGCTGTACGGCGCCAGCTACCGCGTCAAGGAGAAGATCACGCCGGCCGACCTGCTGGCCCGCACACAGCATGTGATCGGGCGGGAACAGGACGTGGTGCGCAATCAACTGATGCGCAACCGCATCGACCTGATCAGCGGACACGGCAGATTCGTCGACGCCCACACCGTGCTGGTCGAAGAGCCGACGCGCGGTGAACGGACCACTGTCAGCGGCGAATACATCGTGATCGCCACCGGCACCAAGCCCGCCAGGCCCACCGGTGTCGAGTTCGACGAAGACCGGGTGCTGGACTCCGACGGCATCCTCGACCTCAAATCGCTTCCCACGTCGATGGTCGTGGTCGGCGCCGGCGTCATCGGCATCGAGTACGCCTCGATGTTCGCCGCGCTCGGCACCAAGGTCACCGTGGTCGAGAAGCGCGACTCGATGCTCGATTTCTGCGACCCCGAGATCGTCGAAGCGCTCAAGTTCCACCTGCGCGACCTGGCCGTCACCTTCCGGTTCGGTGAGGAGGTGACCGCCGTCGACGTCGGGTCGGCCGGCACGGTCACGACGCTGGCCAGCGGCAAGCAGATTCCCGCCGAGACCGTGATGTACTCGGCGGGCCGACAGGGCCAGACGGAGCACCTCGACGTCGAGAACGCCGGGTTGGAGGTCGACAACCGCGGCCGGATCTTCGTCGACGACAACTTCCAGACCAAGGTCGACCACATCTACGCCGTCGGCGACGTCATCGGTTTCCCGGCGCTGGCCGCCACGTCGATGGACCAAGGCCGGCTGGCCGCGTATCACGCGTTCGGTGAACCCGCCAAGGACATCACCGACCTGCAGCCGATCGGCATCTACTCGATTCCCGAGGTGTCCTACGTCGGCGCGACCGAAGTGGATCTGACCAAGAACTCGATCCCCTACGAAGTCGGGGTGTCGCGGTATCGGGAGCTGGCCCGCGGTCAGATCGCCGGCGACTCCTACGGAATGCTCAAGCTGCTGGTCTCGACCGAGGATCTCAAGATCCTCGGCGTGCACATCTTCGGCACGAGTGCCACCGAGATGGTGCACATCGGCCAGGCCGTGATGGGTTGTGGCGGCACCGTCGAATACCTCGTCGACGCGGTGTTCAACTACCCGACTTTCTCCGAGGCCTACAAGGTCGCCGCACTCGACGTGATGAACAAACTGCGTGCGCTCAACCAGTTCCGGGTCTAG
- a CDS encoding RidA family protein, with translation MSQRRNIASESEFEDVVGYSRAVRVGDHIAVAGTTGSGDDLTTQTRDALARIERALQDAGATLADVVRTRMFVTDISRWREVGAVHAEVFGDIRPVTSMVEVSALIAPELLVEIEADAYVATSGANRPSSSGT, from the coding sequence GTGTCGCAGCGCCGGAACATCGCATCCGAATCCGAGTTCGAAGACGTCGTCGGATACTCGCGCGCCGTGCGCGTGGGTGACCACATCGCGGTGGCCGGAACCACCGGGTCGGGTGACGACCTCACCACCCAGACTCGTGACGCACTCGCGCGCATCGAACGCGCCCTGCAGGATGCCGGGGCGACGCTGGCCGATGTCGTCCGCACCCGGATGTTCGTGACCGACATCTCCCGGTGGCGCGAGGTCGGCGCCGTCCACGCCGAGGTGTTCGGCGACATCCGTCCGGTGACGTCGATGGTCGAGGTGTCGGCGCTGATCGCACCCGAGTTGCTCGTGGAGATCGAAGCCGACGCCTACGTCGCGACCAGCGGGGCGAATCGGCCGTCGTCGTCCGGCACATAG
- a CDS encoding DUF3039 domain-containing protein, whose protein sequence is MQTQTIERTDADERVDDGTDDDAPKFFHYVKKDKIAESAVMGTHVVALCGEVFPVTKSPKPGSPVCADCKRIYETLKK, encoded by the coding sequence ATGCAAACCCAGACCATCGAGCGCACTGACGCCGACGAGCGCGTCGACGACGGGACCGACGACGACGCCCCGAAGTTCTTCCACTATGTCAAGAAAGACAAGATCGCCGAGAGCGCGGTCATGGGAACGCACGTGGTCGCGCTGTGTGGCGAGGTGTTTCCGGTGACCAAATCACCCAAGCCGGGTTCGCCGGTGTGCGCCGACTGCAAGCGCATCTACGAAACCCTCAAGAAGTAG
- a CDS encoding proteasome assembly chaperone family protein, whose translation MADSSENPEQHYQPDQSGMYELEFPAPQLSSSDGRGPVLIHALEGFSDAGHAIRLAAEHLKNTLDTELVASFAIDELLDYRSRRPLMTFKTDHFTAYEDPELNLYALHDSVGTPFLLLAGLEPDLRWERFITAVRLLAEQLGVRRIIGLGTIPMAVPHTRPVTLTAHANDKELISDHTPWVGEVQVPASVSNLLEFRMAQHGHEVVGFTVHVPHYLAQTAYPPAAEALLAEVARTGSLQLPLAALSEAGAEVYSKINEQVEASSEVAQVVTALERQYDAFVAAQENRSLLARDDELPSGDELGAEFERFLAQQTGEKFKDDKYKDGNGSDGDTYP comes from the coding sequence ATGGCCGATAGCAGCGAGAACCCCGAGCAGCACTACCAGCCCGACCAGAGCGGTATGTACGAGCTCGAATTTCCCGCGCCGCAGCTGTCGTCGTCCGATGGCCGCGGCCCGGTGCTGATCCATGCGTTGGAGGGCTTCTCCGACGCGGGACACGCGATCCGGCTCGCCGCCGAGCACCTCAAGAACACCCTGGACACCGAGCTCGTGGCGTCGTTCGCCATCGACGAACTGCTCGACTACCGGTCGCGACGCCCGCTCATGACGTTCAAGACCGACCACTTCACCGCATACGAGGATCCGGAACTCAACCTCTATGCGCTGCACGACAGCGTCGGAACTCCGTTTCTGTTGCTCGCCGGTCTTGAACCCGACCTGCGCTGGGAGCGATTCATCACCGCGGTCCGGCTGCTCGCAGAACAACTCGGCGTCCGCCGCATCATCGGCCTCGGCACCATCCCGATGGCCGTGCCGCACACCCGGCCGGTCACGTTGACCGCGCACGCCAACGACAAGGAGCTCATCTCCGATCACACGCCGTGGGTCGGCGAAGTGCAGGTGCCCGCCAGTGTGTCGAACCTTCTGGAGTTCCGGATGGCCCAGCACGGCCACGAGGTCGTCGGCTTCACCGTGCACGTCCCGCACTACCTGGCCCAGACGGCCTATCCCCCGGCCGCCGAGGCGCTGCTGGCCGAGGTGGCCAGGACCGGTTCGCTGCAACTGCCGCTCGCCGCGCTGTCCGAAGCAGGGGCCGAGGTCTACAGCAAGATCAACGAGCAGGTCGAGGCCAGTAGCGAGGTGGCCCAAGTGGTGACCGCGCTCGAGCGCCAGTACGATGCGTTCGTTGCCGCACAAGAGAATCGGTCTCTGCTGGCACGGGACGACGAACTGCCCAGCGGCGATGAGCTGGGCGCCGAGTTCGAGCGGTTCCTGGCCCAGCAGACCGGCGAGAAGTTCAAGGACGACAAGTACAAGGACGGGAACGGAAGCGACGGCGACACCTATCCGTAA
- a CDS encoding DUF952 domain-containing protein translates to MSASSPVLVHLCSAEDWARAQATGELRPESLRAQGFVHLSAPYQVHLPANRLYGGRHDLVLLHVDPAKLSDPLRWEPGVPTDPDAMLFPHLYGPLPVSAVIDTTAYVPDDDGRFAPLVAT, encoded by the coding sequence ATGTCCGCGTCGTCACCCGTGTTGGTTCACCTGTGCAGTGCCGAGGACTGGGCCCGCGCCCAGGCGACGGGCGAGCTTCGGCCCGAGTCGCTGCGCGCCCAGGGCTTCGTGCACCTCTCAGCCCCCTACCAGGTGCACCTGCCGGCCAACCGGCTCTACGGCGGGCGCCATGACCTGGTGCTGTTGCACGTCGACCCGGCGAAGTTGTCGGATCCACTGCGCTGGGAACCCGGTGTCCCAACGGATCCGGACGCGATGTTGTTCCCGCACCTCTACGGGCCGCTGCCGGTGAGTGCCGTGATCGACACCACGGCCTATGTGCCGGACGACGACGGCCGATTCGCCCCGCTGGTCGCGACGTAG
- a CDS encoding DUF4192 domain-containing protein, whose protein sequence is MTTAPDTPESPLDNPGSLIAALPAVLGFVPEQSLVVVTTDHGQLGCVMRMDLSDDMDEPVAHLAEVAAAAEPHGVVAVIVDENGADCLQCGDAHRHLADTLAYELAAHGVELLAVHVVDRVEVGGRWHCVDWCGRGGVIEDPLSTPMAAAAVLDGRRLYRRRAELVQTVEADPARGDRLRAVIAGMLPGPRRRAQIRAEVESAIAAADELSQGIVLSDARMARLAVALGHPHVRDTLYALAVGDNAGAAEALWAELARALPEPWRADALVLLAFSAYVRGDGPLAGVSLDAALRCSPEHRMAGMLDTALQTGMRPEQIRELALSGYRQADRLGVRLPARRTFSGGTSRTEA, encoded by the coding sequence ATGACCACAGCACCCGACACCCCCGAATCTCCGCTCGACAATCCCGGTTCGCTGATCGCCGCGCTACCCGCGGTGCTCGGGTTCGTCCCCGAGCAATCGCTGGTTGTCGTGACCACCGATCACGGACAGCTGGGATGCGTCATGCGCATGGATCTTTCCGACGACATGGACGAACCGGTCGCGCACCTGGCCGAGGTCGCCGCGGCGGCCGAACCGCACGGCGTGGTCGCCGTCATCGTGGACGAGAACGGCGCCGACTGTCTGCAATGCGGCGACGCCCACCGGCACCTGGCCGACACCCTGGCGTACGAGCTCGCCGCTCACGGTGTCGAGCTGTTGGCCGTGCACGTCGTCGACCGCGTCGAGGTGGGTGGCCGCTGGCACTGCGTCGACTGGTGCGGTCGGGGCGGTGTGATCGAGGATCCGCTGTCGACGCCGATGGCTGCGGCAGCAGTGCTTGACGGCCGCAGGCTGTACCGGCGCCGCGCGGAGCTCGTGCAGACCGTCGAAGCCGACCCGGCCCGCGGGGATCGGCTGCGTGCGGTGATCGCAGGCATGCTGCCGGGCCCGCGCAGGCGCGCCCAGATCCGCGCGGAGGTCGAATCGGCCATCGCCGCCGCCGACGAGCTGTCGCAGGGCATCGTGCTGTCCGACGCCAGGATGGCGCGGTTGGCCGTGGCGTTGGGGCATCCGCACGTGCGCGACACCCTGTATGCACTCGCGGTCGGGGACAACGCCGGTGCTGCCGAGGCGTTGTGGGCCGAGTTGGCTCGTGCGCTTCCCGAACCGTGGCGGGCCGACGCGCTGGTGCTGCTGGCGTTTTCGGCGTATGTCCGCGGCGACGGCCCATTGGCCGGGGTGTCGCTGGACGCGGCGCTGCGGTGCAGCCCCGAGCACCGCATGGCGGGCATGCTCGACACGGCCCTGCAAACGGGCATGCGGCCCGAGCAGATCCGTGAACTGGCGCTCAGCGGCTACCGTCAGGCCGACCGGCTCGGCGTGCGGCTACCGGCGCGACGGACGTTCAGCGGCGGCACCTCGCGGACCGAGGCGTAG
- a CDS encoding DUF7455 domain-containing protein, producing the protein MNATLTSPELTRADRCDRCGAAARVRAKLPSGAELLFCQHHANEHEAKLVELAAVIEVSPVQA; encoded by the coding sequence ATGAACGCAACTCTGACAAGCCCGGAGCTAACCAGAGCCGATCGCTGCGATCGTTGCGGTGCGGCCGCACGGGTGCGCGCCAAGCTGCCCTCGGGCGCCGAGCTGCTCTTCTGCCAGCACCATGCGAACGAGCACGAGGCCAAGCTCGTCGAGCTGGCCGCGGTGATCGAAGTCAGCCCGGTCCAGGCATAA
- a CDS encoding YihY/virulence factor BrkB family protein, with protein sequence MTGQPLPVPPSRHHIRHIGRRTLSKSWDDSIFSESAQAAFWCALSLPPLLLGMLGSLAYIAPLFGPDTLPAIQDQLITAANSFFSPNVVNEIIEPTIRDIVKGARGEVVSVGFVISLWAGSSAVSAFVDSIVEAHDQTPLRHPVRQRFYALGLYVIMLVSAIAAAPFIALGPRTIGEHIPDSWDNVLHYGYYPALVIAVIVGVTLLYRVSLPKPLPTHRLLLGSVLATVVFLVATFGLRLYLGWITSTGYTYGALATPIAFLLFAFFLGFAIMLGAELNAAIQEEWPASDTHARRLRGWLEEKALNGKGQPAAAADEPTTS encoded by the coding sequence ATGACTGGCCAGCCGCTTCCAGTACCACCCTCACGCCACCACATCCGGCATATCGGTCGACGCACGTTGTCGAAGAGTTGGGACGATTCGATCTTTTCCGAATCGGCCCAGGCGGCGTTCTGGTGTGCGCTGTCACTGCCGCCGCTCCTGCTCGGGATGCTGGGCAGCCTGGCCTACATCGCGCCGTTGTTCGGCCCCGACACCCTGCCGGCGATCCAGGATCAGCTGATCACAGCGGCGAACAGCTTCTTCTCACCGAACGTGGTCAACGAGATCATCGAGCCCACGATCCGCGACATCGTCAAAGGTGCCCGCGGCGAGGTGGTCTCGGTGGGCTTCGTGATCTCACTGTGGGCAGGATCGTCGGCCGTGTCGGCGTTCGTCGACTCGATCGTGGAGGCCCACGACCAGACGCCGCTGCGCCATCCGGTTCGGCAACGGTTCTATGCACTGGGGCTGTATGTGATCATGCTGGTCAGCGCGATCGCCGCGGCGCCGTTCATTGCGCTCGGCCCCCGGACCATCGGCGAGCACATCCCCGACAGCTGGGACAACGTGCTGCACTACGGCTACTACCCGGCACTGGTCATCGCCGTGATCGTCGGGGTGACGCTGCTCTACCGGGTCTCGCTGCCCAAACCTCTGCCGACACACCGGCTGCTGCTGGGGTCGGTGCTGGCCACCGTGGTGTTCCTGGTCGCGACCTTCGGGCTGCGGCTCTATCTGGGCTGGATCACCAGCACCGGCTACACCTACGGGGCGCTCGCGACGCCGATCGCGTTCCTGCTGTTCGCCTTCTTCCTCGGATTCGCGATCATGCTGGGCGCCGAGCTGAACGCGGCCATCCAGGAAGAATGGCCCGCGTCCGACACTCACGCCCGGCGGCTGCGCGGCTGGCTGGAGGAGAAGGCGCTCAACGGCAAGGGTCAGCCGGCGGCCGCGGCAGACGAACCGACTACTTCTTGA
- a CDS encoding metal-dependent transcriptional regulator, with protein sequence MNDLVDTTEMYLRTIYDLEEEGVVPLRARIAERLDQSGPTVSQTVSRMERDGLLHVAGDRHLELTDKGRALAIAVMRKHRLAERLLVDVIGLPWEDVHAEACRWEHVMSEDVERRLVQVLNNPTTSPFGNPIPGLSELGVGPGSFGSDTASLVRLTELPVGLPVAVVVRQLTEHVQGDTELIGRLKDAGVVPNARVTVEANDHGGVMILIPGHEQVELPHQMAHAVKVEKV encoded by the coding sequence ATGAACGATCTTGTCGATACCACCGAGATGTACCTGCGGACCATCTACGACCTCGAGGAAGAGGGCGTGGTGCCGCTGCGTGCACGCATAGCCGAACGGCTCGACCAGAGCGGCCCCACCGTGAGCCAGACCGTGTCGCGCATGGAACGCGACGGCCTGCTGCACGTGGCAGGCGACCGGCACCTGGAACTGACCGACAAGGGCCGCGCGCTCGCCATCGCCGTGATGCGCAAGCACCGGTTGGCCGAGCGGCTGCTCGTCGATGTCATCGGACTGCCATGGGAGGACGTCCACGCCGAGGCGTGCCGCTGGGAACACGTGATGAGTGAAGACGTCGAGCGCCGGCTTGTGCAGGTGCTCAACAACCCCACCACGTCCCCGTTCGGCAACCCCATCCCTGGGCTGTCCGAACTCGGCGTCGGTCCAGGCAGCTTCGGTTCGGACACGGCCAGCCTCGTGCGGCTCACCGAATTGCCCGTCGGGCTGCCCGTCGCGGTGGTGGTCCGTCAGTTGACCGAGCACGTCCAGGGCGACACCGAGCTGATCGGCAGGCTCAAGGACGCCGGGGTGGTGCCCAATGCCAGGGTCACCGTCGAGGCCAACGACCACGGCGGCGTGATGATCCTGATCCCCGGCCACGAACAGGTCGAGCTGCCGCATCAGATGGCGCATGCCGTCAAGGTCGAGAAGGTCTGA
- a CDS encoding DUF3099 domain-containing protein, which translates to MKQSHELSFDDDFDGEGRPILITRAAPAYEEQHRQRVRKYLTLMAFRIPALILAAVAYNIWQNGLISLAIILVSVPLPWMAVLIANDRPPRRADEPRRYQAGERHHPVISPAEWASLSGTQPSAGDAGQRRDSAAPPQPDSAD; encoded by the coding sequence ATGAAACAAAGCCACGAGCTGAGTTTCGACGACGATTTCGACGGTGAGGGTCGTCCCATCCTCATCACTCGCGCCGCACCGGCTTACGAAGAACAGCACCGTCAACGGGTCCGCAAGTACCTGACGCTGATGGCGTTCCGCATCCCCGCGCTCATCCTGGCGGCGGTCGCATACAACATCTGGCAGAACGGGCTCATCTCGCTGGCCATCATCCTGGTCTCGGTGCCGCTGCCGTGGATGGCCGTGTTGATCGCCAACGACCGCCCGCCGCGGCGCGCCGACGAACCCAGGCGCTACCAAGCCGGCGAACGCCATCATCCGGTGATCTCCCCGGCCGAGTGGGCCAGCCTCTCCGGCACGCAACCGAGTGCGGGCGACGCCGGCCAACGCCGGGATTCGGCCGCCCCACCGCAACCCGACTCGGCCGACTGA